In Pristis pectinata isolate sPriPec2 chromosome 19, sPriPec2.1.pri, whole genome shotgun sequence, the following proteins share a genomic window:
- the LOC127580558 gene encoding uncharacterized protein LOC127580558: MKNSTPTSPTSTPTSPTSTPTSPTSTPTSPTSTPTSLTSTPTSPTSTPTSLTSTPTSLTSTPTSPTSTPTSPTSTPTSPTSTPTSPNSTPTSLNFTPTSLNFTPTSLTSTPTSPNPAPTSLTATPTSPNPTPTSSNPTPTSLTSTPTPLTSTPTPPTSTPTSPNPAPTSPNPAPTSPNSAPTSLNFTPTSLTSTPTSPNPAPTSLTATPTSPNPTPTSPNPTPTSLTSTPTPLTSTPTSPNSTPTSPNPTPTSLASTPTSPNPAPTSLTSTPTSPTSTPTSPTSTPTSLTSTPTSLNPAPTSLNSAPTSPNPSPTSLTSTPTSPTSTPTSLTSTPTSPNPAPTSLNPAPTSLTSTPTSLTSTPTSPNPTPTSLTSTPTSLTSTPTSLNSTPTSLTSTPTSPNSTPTSLTSTPTSLTSTPTSLNYITHLHSYITQFHSYIAHLHSYIAHLHSHIAHLHSYIAHFHSYITQPHSYITHLHSYITRPRSYITHLHSYIAHLHSYITHLHSYITQSRSYITQPSSLTSTPTSLTSTPTSLNSTPTSLTSTPTSPNSTPTSLTSTPTSLTSTPTSLNSTPTSLTSTPTSPNSTPTSLTSTPTSLTSTPTSLTSTPTSLTSTPTSPNPTPTSPTSTPTSPDLAPTSPDPAPTSPPNSAPTSPNADNN, from the exons ATGAAGAACTCCACTCCTACATCGCCCACCTCCACTCCTACATCACCCACCTCCACTCCTACATCACCCACCTCCACTCCTACATCGCCCACCTCCACTCCTACATCCCTCACCTCCACTCCTACATCGCCCACCTCCACTCCTACATCGCTCACCTCCACTCCTACATCGCTCACCTCCACTCCTACATCGCCCACCTCCACTCCTACATCGCCCACCTCCACTCCTACATCGCCCACCTCCACTCCTACATCGCCCAACTCCACTCCTACATCGCTCAACTTCACTCCTACATCGCTCAACTTCACTCCTACATCGCTCACCTCCACTCCTACATCACCCAATCCCGCTCCTACATCACTCACCGCCACTCCTACATCACCCAACCCCACTCCTACATCGTCCAACCCCACTCCTACATCGCTCACCTCCACTCCTACACCGCTCACCTCCACTCCTACACCGCCCACCTCCACTCCTACATCGCCCAACCCCGCTCCTACATCGCCCAACCCCGCTCCTACATCGCCCAACTCCGCTCCTACATCACTCAACTTCACTCCTACATCACTCACCTCCACTCCTACATCACCCAATCCCGCTCCTACATCACTCACCGCCACTCCTACATCGCCCAACCCCACTCCTACATCGCCCAACCCCACTCCTACATCGCTCACCTCCACTCCTACACCGCTCACCTCCACTCCTACATCGCCCAACTCCACTCCTACATCGCCCAACCCCACTCCTACATCACTCGCCTCCACTCCTACATCACCCAATCCCGCTCCTACATCACTCACCTCCACTCCTACATCGCCCACCTCCACTCCTACATCGCCCACCTCCACTCCTACATCACTCACCTCCACTCCTACATCACTCAACCCCGCTCCTACATCACTCAACTCCGCTCCTACATCACCCAACCCCTCTCCTACATCGCTCACCTCCACTCCTACATCGCCCACCTCCACTCCTACATCACTCACCTCCACTCCTACATCACCCAATCCCGCTCCTACATCACTCAACCCTGCTCCTACATCACTCACCTCCACTCCTACATCACTCACCTCCACTCCTACATCACCCAACCCCACTCCTACATCGCTCACCTCCACTCCTACATCGCTCACCTCCACTCCTACATCACTCAACTCCACTCCTACATCACTCACCTCCACTCCTACATCACCCAATTCCACTCCTACATCGCTCACCTCCACTCCTACATCGCTCACCTCCACTCCTACATCACTCAACTACATCACTCACCTCCACTCCTACATCACCCAATTCCACTCCTACATCGCTCACCTCCACTCCTACATCGCTCACCTCCACTCCCACATCGCTCACCTCCACTCCTACATCGCTCACTTCCACTCCTACATCACCCAACCCCACTCCTACATCACCCACCTCCACTCCTACATCACCCGACCTCGCTCCTACATCACTCACCTCCACTCCTACATCGCCCACCTCCACTCCTACATCACTCACCTCCACTCCTACATCACCCAATCCCGCTCCTACATCACTCAACCCT CATCGCTCACCTCCACTCCTACATCGCTCACCTCCACTCCTACATCACTCAACTCCACTCCTACATCACTCACCTCCACTCCTACATCACCCAATTCCACTCCTACATCGCTCACCTCCACTCCTACATCGCTCACCTCCACTCCTACATCACTCAACTCCACTCCTACATCACTCACCTCCACTCCTACATCACCCAATTCCACTCCTACATCGCTCACCTCCACTCCTACATCGCTCACCTCCACTCCCACATCGCTCACCTCCACTCCTACATCGCTCACTTCCACTCCTACATCACCCAACCCCACTCCTACATCACCCACCTCCACTCCTACATCACCCGACCTCGCTCCTACATCACCAGACCCCGCTCCTACATCACCACCCAACTCTGCTCCTACATCACCCAATGCAGACAACAATTAG
- the LOC127580318 gene encoding protein SCO2 homolog, mitochondrial, whose product MYARLSTYVWGGQLLGSGQFLKPAAICMEFVTRGGRALLSNVNWLNNGHLGTKTHWITTGTEWQLQARSLVTNCNQKALKHLGTKLFSCSCTKRGLTTKRSIILSAQITRTLVNCSLKSIPSSTNHRATSQCVREKLHFPAAGRLLRTHALFNTCHLSRRVISVTPGNLILLTHRPFSKSSSNKSLGRYAESQQVTLRTKLLVTCLFGTAVMGFWFYVHLEKKQHEKVKRQEQLKKLALGQGDFNLLDHTGRPRTKSEFFGQWVLLYFGFTHCPDICPDELEKMSSAVQILDKDRALPPVQPIFITVDPERDGVKEMAKYIRDFHPRMIGLTGTPEQIKDLGKAYRVYYSAGPKDEDNDYIVDHTIIIYLLNPDGLFIDYYNRSKNDQEIAESIRGHMKTYVQLFS is encoded by the coding sequence ATGTATGCGAGATTGAGCACCTATGTTTGGGGAGGTCAACTTCTGGGCAGTGGCCAGTTCCTGAAGCCAGCAGCCatttgtatggagtttgtaaCCAGAGGTGGCAGAGCACTCTTGAGCAACGTAAACTGGCTGAATAATGGACACTTAGGAACAAAAACTCATTGGATCACCACTGGAACAGAATGGCAGTTACAGGCCAGGTCTCTGGTTACCAACTGTAACCAGAAGGCATTGAAACACCTTGGTACAAAACTGTTTTCCTGTTCCTGTACTAAGAGAGGACTGACTACTAAGAGATCAATTATCCTGTCGGCTCAGATCACTAGAACCCTTGTGAACTGTTCATTGAAAAGTATTCCATCGTCAACAAATCACAGAGCCACAAGtcaatgtgtgagagagaagctGCATTTCCCAGCTGCGGGAAGGTTATTGAGAACCCATGCTTTATTTAATACTTGCCATCTATCTCGTAGAGTTATATCTGTTACACCAGGCAATTTAATACTCCTGACCCACCGACCATTCTCGAAGTCCTCTTCAAACAAAAGTTTGGGTAGATATGCTGAGAGCCAACAGGTGACACTGCGGACCAAATTACTAGTGACGTGCCTCTTTGGGactgctgtgatgggattttggttctatgttcacttggaaaagaAGCAACATGAGAAGGTGAAACGCCAGGAGCAGCTGAAGAAGTTGGCACTTGGTCAAGGTGACTTCAACTTGCTAGATCACACTGGAAGACCCAGAACCAAGAGTGAGTTCTTTGGCCAGTGGGTGTTGCTGTACTTTGGGTTCACTCATTGCCCTGACATCTGTCCTGATGAACTAGAGAAGATGTCCAGTGCGGTGCAGATTTTGGACAAGGACAGAGCATTGCCGCCAGTCCAACCTATCTTCATCACAGTGGATCCAGAGCGAGATGGAGTGAAAGAGATGGCAAAATATATCAGAGATTTTCACCCTCGTATGATTGGGCTAACTGGGACCCCAGAACAGATCAAGGATCTGGGGAAGGCATATCGGGTGTATTATAGTGCTGGTCCCAAGGATGAAGATAATGACTACATTGTAGATCACACCATTATCATCTATCTTCTCAACCCTGATGGGCTTTTCATCGATTACTACAATAGGAGCAAAAATGATCAGGAAATTGCTGAGAGTATCCGAGGCCACATGAAAACATATGTTCAGCTGTTCAGTTGA